A single uncultured Acetobacterium sp. DNA region contains:
- a CDS encoding thymidylate kinase produces the protein MDKKHNGQLIVIEGVDGSGKQTQTQLLYDRLLKQGEKVMKISYPRYDKKSSAMVKLYLEGAFGKDPGTISPYIASTFYAADRYASYKEDYEDFLNQGGLVLVDRYTTSNMVHQAGKIKDSEERKRFLDWLWDFEFNLYGLPIPDQVFFLNIPPAINQQLIKNRHNKITGKQEKDIHENSPEHLLDSYHSALALVEEYGWTEINCVQDNRLRSIESIHEQIWECIKESKVND, from the coding sequence ATGGATAAAAAACATAACGGTCAGTTGATCGTCATTGAGGGCGTGGATGGCAGCGGAAAACAAACCCAAACCCAATTACTTTACGACCGATTATTAAAACAGGGTGAAAAAGTGATGAAAATTTCTTATCCCCGATATGACAAAAAATCCTCAGCCATGGTAAAATTATATCTGGAAGGGGCATTTGGAAAAGACCCCGGCACCATCAGCCCGTATATTGCCTCCACCTTTTATGCCGCCGATCGTTATGCCTCCTATAAGGAAGATTACGAGGACTTTCTTAATCAGGGTGGTCTGGTCTTGGTGGATCGTTATACCACCTCTAATATGGTGCATCAGGCCGGAAAAATAAAGGATTCCGAGGAACGGAAACGTTTTCTTGACTGGTTGTGGGATTTTGAATTCAATCTTTATGGATTGCCGATTCCCGATCAGGTATTTTTCCTTAACATTCCGCCAGCGATCAACCAGCAGTTGATTAAAAACCGGCATAATAAAATAACCGGCAAACAAGAAAAAGATATCCATGAAAATAGTCCAGAACATCTCCTGGATTCCTACCATAGTGCGCTGGCACTGGTTGAGGAATATGGCTGGACTGAAATAAATTGCGTCCAAGATAATCGGCTAAGAAGCATCGAAAGCATCCATGAGCAAATCTGGGAATGCATAAAGGAGAGTAAAGTAAATGATTGA
- a CDS encoding DUF2007 domain-containing protein has protein sequence MIEDQYTYLTMADTDMEFILLKNYLSANGIPVITREKGFGGPIRSIFMGNFMPAHIEVYVRESDYDDAVRLLDYEEFSAELDEELEMAMGDDDDEENKSKPN, from the coding sequence ATGATTGAAGATCAATATACCTATTTAACTATGGCCGACACGGATATGGAGTTTATCCTGCTTAAAAATTATCTCAGTGCCAATGGCATTCCCGTAATCACCCGGGAAAAAGGCTTTGGCGGCCCGATTCGTAGCATCTTTATGGGTAATTTTATGCCTGCCCACATCGAAGTTTACGTTAGAGAGAGCGATTATGATGATGCCGTAAGGCTATTGGATTATGAGGAATTCAGTGCCGAACTGGATGAAGAACTGGAAATGGCCATGGGCGACGATGACGATGAGGAAAATAAATCAAAGCCGAATTAA
- the holB gene encoding DNA polymerase III subunit delta' translates to MFEKIQGHQTITNHLSKEINTNEVSHAYLFSGMDGIGKKKTAREFAKALLCRDETNKGCGHCTVCTQIEHENYPDVKIIGPKPGETSIKISQVRAMISELSIKPYSGNWRINIIDGAERMTPEAQNSLLKSLEEPLSYNIFILVTSHDQTILPTIRSRCQSYHFQPLNFPDIEKIISDQGEFDQKAIAEALMASGGSPGMALYLLNNSEIQKERTHYLREVYSLLKGDEIKVFTLAEALSKEKLISQEMLEFFIHWFYEVDLLLAGHPLPNGGQPNPAHQAYHRLLGNEKNQAILKTLFEMMATIQYNVNLRLQWEKCFIKIMKIQKG, encoded by the coding sequence ATGTTTGAAAAGATACAGGGTCATCAAACCATTACAAATCATCTGAGCAAAGAAATAAATACCAACGAGGTAAGCCATGCTTACCTTTTTTCTGGAATGGATGGCATTGGTAAAAAGAAAACCGCCCGGGAATTTGCCAAGGCACTGTTATGTCGGGATGAAACCAACAAAGGTTGCGGTCATTGCACGGTCTGTACCCAGATCGAACATGAAAATTACCCGGACGTAAAAATCATCGGGCCAAAACCTGGGGAGACCAGCATTAAGATCAGTCAGGTTCGGGCGATGATCAGTGAGTTGTCGATCAAACCTTATTCCGGCAACTGGCGGATCAACATTATTGATGGGGCCGAACGAATGACCCCAGAGGCTCAGAACAGTCTGCTGAAATCATTGGAAGAGCCACTGAGCTATAATATCTTTATTCTCGTCACCAGCCACGACCAAACGATTTTACCGACGATCCGATCCCGGTGTCAAAGCTATCACTTCCAACCGCTGAACTTTCCGGATATCGAAAAAATAATTTCTGATCAAGGTGAATTTGATCAAAAAGCCATCGCCGAGGCATTGATGGCGTCAGGTGGCTCCCCGGGAATGGCCTTGTATCTCTTAAATAACAGTGAGATCCAAAAAGAGCGAACCCATTATCTCCGGGAAGTTTACAGCCTGTTAAAAGGGGATGAAATCAAGGTGTTTACCCTGGCCGAGGCCTTATCCAAAGAAAAGCTGATCAGCCAGGAGATGCTGGAGTTTTTTATTCACTGGTTCTATGAGGTGGATCTGTTGTTGGCAGGACACCCCTTACCCAATGGCGGTCAGCCAAACCCGGCTCATCAAGCCTATCATCGATTGCTGGGAAACGAAAAAAATCAAGCCATTCTTAAAACTTTATTTGAAATGATGGCGACAATACAATATAATGTTAATTTAAGATTACAATGGGAAAAGTGTTTCATTAAGATAATGAAAATTCAGAAAGGATAA
- a CDS encoding stage 0 sporulation family protein translates to MGKSVVGVRFKKVGKIYYFDPLDIEFDQFDPVIVETVRGIEYGEIALTSRVVDEEEMVAPVKPVIRKATENDTLEYNKLKQNEKDAKEIFTTKAKKHKLEMKLIDVEYTFDQKKAIFYFTAEGRVDFRELVKDLASIFKVRIELRQIGVRDEAKIFKGLGVCGRTTCCAQWLGDFTPVSIKMAKEQNLSLNSTKISGICGRLLCCLTYEQEFYEEVSKKLPKVGQRVITADGEGEVFKLSILEETVFVKIQVNKDETEVKKYLLEEIEVKKYEKVKKDK, encoded by the coding sequence ATGGGAAAATCAGTCGTCGGTGTACGATTTAAAAAAGTGGGTAAAATATATTATTTTGATCCCTTAGATATTGAGTTTGACCAGTTTGATCCGGTTATAGTGGAAACCGTCAGAGGCATTGAGTATGGTGAAATTGCCTTAACCTCCAGAGTTGTGGATGAAGAAGAGATGGTGGCGCCGGTAAAACCGGTTATCCGTAAGGCTACCGAAAATGACACCCTGGAATATAATAAGCTCAAGCAAAATGAGAAAGATGCCAAAGAGATTTTTACCACCAAGGCAAAAAAACACAAGCTGGAGATGAAGCTGATCGATGTGGAGTACACTTTCGACCAGAAAAAGGCCATCTTTTATTTTACCGCCGAAGGCAGAGTGGATTTCAGAGAATTGGTCAAAGATCTGGCATCGATCTTTAAGGTGCGAATTGAGCTCAGACAAATCGGCGTTCGGGATGAAGCAAAAATATTCAAAGGGCTGGGCGTCTGTGGGCGAACAACCTGTTGTGCCCAATGGCTGGGAGATTTTACCCCGGTATCGATAAAAATGGCCAAAGAACAGAATCTTTCCTTAAATTCGACAAAGATATCTGGGATCTGTGGTCGATTGCTATGTTGTCTGACCTATGAACAAGAGTTTTACGAAGAAGTTTCAAAAAAATTGCCGAAGGTGGGACAAAGAGTCATTACCGCCGACGGTGAAGGTGAAGTATTCAAGTTAAGCATTCTGGAAGAAACCGTTTTCGTTAAAATCCAAGTGAATAAAGACGAAACCGAGGTGAAAAAATATCTTCTGGAAGAAATTGAAGTAAAAAAATACGAAAAAGTCAAAAAAGACAAATAA
- a CDS encoding 4Fe-4S binding protein yields MAYKITDECIACGSCADECPVEAISEGDIYVIDAALCTDCGSCAEQCPVEAIVQD; encoded by the coding sequence ATGGCTTATAAAATTACAGATGAATGTATCGCTTGTGGTTCTTGTGCTGACGAATGTCCAGTAGAAGCAATTTCTGAAGGCGATATCTACGTTATTGATGCAGCTCTTTGTACTGACTGTGGTTCTTGTGCAGAACAATGTCCAGTAGAAGCGATCGTTCAAGACTAG
- a CDS encoding rubredoxin — protein MQKYVCDICGYVYDPELGDPDSGVAPGTAFEDIPEDWVCPLCGVGKEDFSPEE, from the coding sequence ATGCAAAAATACGTATGTGATATTTGTGGCTATGTTTATGATCCGGAACTGGGTGATCCAGATAGCGGCGTTGCTCCGGGCACTGCCTTTGAAGATATTCCCGAAGACTGGGTTTGTCCATTATGTGGAGTCGGAAAAGAAGATTTTTCACCAGAAGAATAA
- a CDS encoding flavodoxin family protein, protein MEIVAIMGSHRNGHHTQKALDYFLNKVEIEHELFVYNVNKIDVKACIACDYCIPHQGECVIEDDMTEIYKKMESCDLLIVASPVYFSAFPSKIKALIDRTQMIYNLKDKSVIKKKKILIIGVGGAPHYPRQFQAMDNTLEWYQKTLSCDEVGFVQFSHTDELPALENKKCLEELAEIAEKINTLSAKVN, encoded by the coding sequence ATGGAAATTGTAGCAATTATGGGAAGTCATCGGAATGGTCATCATACACAGAAGGCCTTAGATTACTTTTTGAACAAAGTTGAAATAGAACATGAACTATTTGTTTATAATGTCAATAAAATAGACGTTAAGGCATGCATTGCCTGTGATTATTGTATCCCGCATCAGGGGGAATGTGTCATTGAAGATGATATGACAGAAATTTATAAAAAAATGGAGTCCTGTGATTTATTGATTGTGGCCAGTCCCGTTTATTTTAGTGCGTTTCCATCAAAGATAAAGGCACTGATTGACCGGACCCAAATGATTTATAATCTTAAAGATAAATCAGTGATCAAAAAGAAAAAAATTCTGATTATCGGTGTTGGTGGGGCGCCACACTATCCCCGTCAGTTCCAGGCGATGGATAACACGCTGGAATGGTACCAAAAAACCCTTAGCTGTGATGAAGTCGGTTTTGTACAGTTCTCTCATACCGATGAATTGCCGGCGCTTGAAAATAAAAAGTGTTTGGAAGAATTGGCAGAAATTGCCGAAAAAATAAATACACTGAGTGCGAAAGTCAATTAG
- the trxA gene encoding thioredoxin, with protein MAKIIEQTEFKTLVSEGKGVVLVDFFATWCGPCKALAPILEEVADELKDKAVIYKVDIDQSQTLAQEYRVMSVPTMKIFKNGEVVETIVGLQSKGVLLDKLSYYAG; from the coding sequence ATGGCAAAGATTATTGAACAGACAGAATTTAAAACCCTGGTTTCAGAAGGCAAAGGCGTTGTGTTGGTAGATTTTTTTGCGACATGGTGCGGACCTTGTAAGGCACTGGCACCTATTTTGGAAGAAGTAGCAGATGAGCTAAAGGACAAGGCCGTCATTTATAAGGTTGATATCGATCAAAGTCAGACCCTTGCTCAGGAATACCGGGTAATGAGTGTCCCAACCATGAAGATTTTCAAAAATGGTGAAGTGGTTGAGACCATTGTCGGACTTCAGTCAAAAGGCGTTTTATTGGATAAATTGAGCTATTATGCCGGTTAA
- a CDS encoding YhgE/Pip domain-containing protein yields the protein MNKKIVNKANSVRIIVIIGVIIIPLMYSFFYLSAFWDPYSKLDNLPVALVNNDTGATINNQQRNLGDEFLDELIKDGTFKYVITDEATGKAGTETDDYYAMIVVPKNFSNDIASAATVNKQTASIIFSPNEKRNYLASQILGKAEMKMETSLRESISGEIVNNLTDQVAKVPGQLGTLNDGLTQLSSGSSQLLTGSQTLANGTYSLESGSRELASGSATLADGTQALAAGSQTLADGTQTLAAGTSEFASKFSDFNDGISTLKSGSAQVSDGANTLAAGTDQLNQGIQAYTAGVDTLIGNVNQTSAFISAFVGAHPELMADPQFAAFISNMASSDNAESIAQLEAAGSQLSAASDSIAAGTQALAAGTSNLDSGVATVSAAAGQLNNAADSISSGASAVSSGASSLTNGATAVSNGATTLTNGVYTLADGATTLANGATTLVDGQKQLNSGITTAQNGVTTAVNDANADTAKLNGLGTYVSEPVTVDDEVIDPIANYGTYFSPYFMSLSLWVGALIIFFGIYFDADQKFKILSRESNHKMARSFIYLGLGLAQAILLGVIIKYALGLEIAHTGLYFVSVCLVSMTFLAIVQFCIIHMGDAGKFVALTLLILQLTSCGGTFPIETVPKFFQVLYPFMPMTYSVVVFKDTITGAISGDFWHSFLILVIYLVVFFAATIFLTTFKKRKAEKEDVTVKAELNSDQI from the coding sequence ATGAATAAGAAAATAGTTAACAAAGCAAACTCAGTACGAATTATCGTCATTATTGGAGTCATTATTATTCCCCTTATGTATAGTTTTTTCTATCTCAGTGCCTTCTGGGATCCTTACTCAAAATTGGACAACCTACCGGTCGCCCTCGTCAATAACGACACGGGAGCCACCATCAATAATCAGCAGCGAAATCTGGGGGACGAATTCCTGGATGAACTGATCAAGGATGGAACCTTTAAGTATGTAATAACCGATGAGGCCACCGGCAAAGCCGGGACCGAAACGGATGATTACTATGCCATGATTGTTGTTCCAAAGAATTTTTCCAACGATATTGCATCAGCCGCGACCGTTAACAAACAGACTGCCAGCATTATCTTTTCTCCCAATGAAAAAAGAAATTATCTGGCCAGTCAGATTTTAGGAAAAGCTGAGATGAAAATGGAAACCAGCTTACGGGAAAGTATTTCCGGCGAGATCGTCAATAATCTGACCGATCAGGTCGCCAAGGTTCCCGGTCAGTTGGGAACCCTAAATGATGGTTTAACCCAGCTTTCCAGTGGCTCATCCCAATTGCTGACCGGTTCTCAGACTTTAGCTAACGGAACCTATTCGCTGGAAAGTGGTTCCCGGGAATTAGCTTCTGGATCTGCGACCCTGGCAGACGGAACGCAGGCACTGGCCGCTGGCAGCCAGACTTTGGCTGACGGAACCCAGACCCTGGCCGCCGGAACCTCAGAATTTGCCTCAAAATTCTCGGATTTTAATGATGGCATCAGTACCTTAAAAAGCGGTTCAGCCCAGGTAAGTGATGGCGCCAATACCCTGGCCGCCGGAACCGATCAGTTAAATCAGGGGATTCAGGCCTATACCGCTGGGGTTGATACACTGATTGGCAACGTCAACCAGACCTCAGCCTTTATTTCAGCCTTTGTGGGAGCCCATCCGGAATTGATGGCCGATCCCCAATTTGCGGCCTTCATTTCAAATATGGCATCCAGTGATAATGCCGAGAGTATTGCCCAACTGGAAGCAGCAGGCAGTCAACTCAGTGCAGCATCGGATTCAATCGCCGCTGGCACCCAGGCCTTAGCCGCCGGCACCAGCAATCTGGATAGTGGGGTAGCCACCGTTAGTGCCGCCGCCGGACAATTAAACAATGCCGCTGACAGTATTTCATCGGGAGCCTCAGCCGTGTCCAGCGGCGCCTCATCACTGACAAATGGAGCGACAGCCGTATCAAACGGCGCCACCACCCTGACCAATGGAGTCTATACGCTGGCCGACGGCGCTACTACCCTGGCTAATGGTGCCACCACCCTGGTCGACGGCCAGAAGCAGCTTAATAGCGGCATTACCACCGCTCAAAATGGCGTCACCACTGCAGTTAATGATGCTAATGCCGATACCGCAAAATTAAACGGCTTGGGCACCTATGTCAGCGAGCCGGTAACCGTGGACGATGAGGTGATCGACCCGATTGCCAACTACGGAACCTACTTTTCACCCTACTTTATGTCTCTGTCCCTGTGGGTAGGTGCCCTGATTATCTTCTTCGGGATCTATTTTGATGCCGATCAGAAATTCAAAATCTTATCCCGGGAAAGCAATCACAAAATGGCCAGAAGCTTCATTTATCTGGGCTTAGGACTGGCTCAGGCGATCCTGCTGGGTGTTATTATTAAATATGCGTTAGGTTTAGAAATTGCCCATACCGGACTTTACTTCGTTTCGGTTTGTCTGGTATCGATGACCTTCCTGGCGATTGTCCAATTCTGTATTATTCACATGGGCGATGCCGGAAAATTTGTGGCACTAACGTTGCTGATTCTGCAGCTGACGTCCTGCGGCGGAACCTTCCCAATCGAAACGGTGCCGAAGTTCTTCCAGGTGCTTTACCCCTTTATGCCGATGACCTATTCGGTGGTCGTATTTAAGGACACCATTACCGGTGCGATCTCCGGCGATTTCTGGCATAGCTTCCTGATTCTAGTCATTTATCTGGTCGTTTTCTTTGCCGCCACCATTTTCCTGACAACATTCAAGAAAAGAAAGGCCGAAAAAGAAGACGTAACCGTCAAAGCAGAACTGAACTCCGACCAGATCTAG
- a CDS encoding TetR/AcrR family transcriptional regulator C-terminal domain-containing protein: MSDVSITKKAIAKGFKHILENKNFEKITIAEITAECGLNRQTFYYHFQDKYDLINWIVYQEAILVIRKDLTIENWDTKVLELLTTMKKDEHFYQTTLKDIDGTEFQNYLFTVTKEIFQEMIEHLASDRKMNQEVVRVMTQQKKIFTAEFLSHGVVGMIISWAQNGMTQSPEEITVSIKDIINGARMFAVSRYFQELTKA, encoded by the coding sequence ATGTCAGATGTGTCAATTACCAAAAAAGCAATCGCCAAAGGCTTTAAACATATTTTAGAAAATAAAAACTTTGAAAAAATTACTATTGCCGAAATTACCGCAGAGTGCGGTCTGAATCGTCAAACCTTTTATTACCATTTTCAGGATAAATATGATCTTATCAACTGGATCGTTTATCAGGAGGCCATCTTAGTCATCAGAAAAGATCTCACCATTGAAAACTGGGATACCAAGGTGCTGGAACTCTTAACGACCATGAAAAAAGATGAACATTTTTATCAAACCACCTTAAAAGATATTGACGGCACCGAATTTCAGAATTATTTATTTACGGTAACCAAAGAAATCTTTCAGGAGATGATCGAACACCTGGCCAGTGATCGCAAAATGAACCAGGAAGTAGTTCGTGTTATGACTCAGCAGAAGAAAATCTTTACCGCTGAATTTTTATCCCACGGGGTGGTCGGGATGATTATCTCCTGGGCGCAAAATGGAATGACACAATCCCCAGAAGAAATCACCGTCAGCATCAAAGATATTATCAACGGCGCCCGGATGTTTGCCGTTTCCCGCTATTTTCAGGAACTGACCAAAGCATAA
- the rlmD gene encoding 23S rRNA (uracil(1939)-C(5))-methyltransferase RlmD, with translation MKKNEVIELTIEGFNFPGKSWGMHGEKKVVMKNGLPGQKVSVNIAKKRKKFEGRILEVLEKAPNEIEAACDVFAKCGGCTYQNLLYEEQLKLKESYVLNLLEQAGIAGYAYEGIVPSPEVFGYRNKMEYSFGDNEKDGPLMLGLHEQGSFYNIVKTDGCKITDDDFNAIQTAVLGYFAQTGDTYFHKRSHEGFLRHLVVRKGKHTGDLLINLATTTQGNLDEAAFVKCLLDLSLIGQIRGILHTQNDGIADVVKAETAKILHGEDKIEDKILGLTFEITSFSFFQTNTLGAEKLYAVVRDFVGQDQNEVIYDLYCGTGTIAQVLAPVSKKVVGIELVAEAVEAAKANATKNGLDNCQFIAGDVMVEVANLHDQADVIILDPPRDGIHPKAIFKILDFKPKVFVYVSCKATSLARDLPFFVAAGYEVKKVKCVDMFPHTGHVETVVLICRKDT, from the coding sequence TTGAAAAAGAATGAAGTGATTGAATTAACGATAGAGGGATTTAATTTCCCCGGCAAATCCTGGGGAATGCATGGCGAAAAAAAAGTCGTCATGAAAAACGGCCTGCCCGGTCAAAAGGTATCGGTCAACATAGCCAAGAAACGTAAGAAATTTGAAGGCCGGATCCTCGAAGTACTGGAAAAAGCTCCCAATGAAATTGAAGCCGCCTGCGATGTGTTTGCCAAATGCGGGGGCTGTACCTATCAGAACCTGCTCTATGAAGAACAGCTCAAGCTTAAAGAAAGCTATGTCTTAAACCTGCTGGAGCAGGCCGGGATAGCGGGCTATGCCTATGAGGGGATTGTCCCCAGTCCGGAAGTTTTTGGTTACCGGAACAAGATGGAGTATTCCTTCGGCGATAACGAAAAAGATGGGCCCCTGATGCTGGGGCTTCACGAACAGGGCAGCTTCTATAATATCGTCAAAACCGATGGCTGTAAGATTACTGACGACGATTTTAATGCGATTCAAACGGCGGTGCTGGGATATTTTGCCCAAACCGGGGATACCTATTTTCATAAACGCAGCCACGAAGGTTTTTTACGACATCTGGTAGTGCGCAAGGGCAAACACACCGGCGATTTACTGATTAATCTGGCGACGACCACCCAGGGAAATCTGGATGAAGCGGCCTTTGTCAAATGCCTGTTGGATCTATCGCTTATCGGCCAGATCCGGGGAATTCTCCATACCCAAAATGATGGCATCGCCGATGTGGTCAAAGCCGAAACTGCGAAAATTCTACACGGCGAAGATAAAATTGAAGACAAGATTTTGGGACTGACCTTTGAAATCACCAGCTTTTCCTTTTTCCAGACCAATACCTTAGGAGCAGAAAAACTCTACGCCGTCGTCCGGGATTTTGTCGGTCAGGATCAGAATGAGGTCATTTATGATTTATACTGCGGCACCGGCACCATTGCCCAAGTGCTGGCGCCGGTTTCTAAAAAGGTGGTCGGCATTGAACTGGTTGCCGAAGCCGTTGAAGCTGCCAAAGCCAATGCCACCAAGAACGGCCTGGATAACTGTCAGTTTATCGCCGGTGACGTGATGGTAGAGGTGGCCAATCTGCACGATCAAGCCGATGTAATTATTTTAGACCCACCCCGGGATGGTATCCACCCCAAGGCGATCTTTAAAATTTTGGATTTTAAACCCAAGGTGTTTGTGTATGTGTCCTGTAAGGCGACATCGCTGGCTCGAGATCTGCCGTTTTTTGTGGCGGCGGGGTATGAGGTGAAGAAGGTGAAGTGTGTGGATATGTTTCCGCATACTGGGCATGTCGAGACCGTTGTGTTGATATGTCGCAAAGATACCTAG
- a CDS encoding recombinase family protein — protein sequence MKRYGYHRTSTKEQHLDRGIKEIENYCNSNNLELEKIYTDQQTGKNFNRPRYQVLKEDVLRSGDELIISEVDRLGRNKQDTLKELQHYRDNGIRVKILELPTTLIDVSKMDNSIAQMIMETINNMMIELYAAMAQAEVEKKEKRQKESIQAKKDRGDWDNYGRPAVMSLDAFSREYRKVTDGELRPFQLMKELGIHKSTYYRYVSKIK from the coding sequence ATGAAACGATATGGATATCACAGAACATCTACAAAGGAACAGCATCTGGACAGAGGTATTAAAGAAATTGAGAATTACTGCAATAGTAACAATCTGGAATTAGAAAAGATTTATACTGACCAACAGACTGGAAAAAACTTTAATCGACCGAGGTACCAAGTCTTAAAGGAAGATGTGTTGAGGAGCGGTGATGAATTGATTATTTCAGAAGTTGACCGGTTAGGAAGGAATAAACAGGATACCTTAAAAGAATTGCAGCATTATAGAGATAATGGAATCCGTGTGAAGATTCTGGAACTGCCAACAACGTTGATAGATGTATCAAAGATGGATAATTCAATCGCTCAGATGATAATGGAAACCATTAATAATATGATGATTGAATTATATGCAGCAATGGCGCAGGCAGAAGTTGAAAAGAAAGAAAAACGTCAAAAGGAGAGTATTCAGGCAAAGAAGGACAGAGGAGATTGGGATAATTATGGAAGACCGGCTGTTATGTCGTTAGATGCATTTTCTCGAGAGTATAGGAAGGTAACAGATGGTGAGCTAAGACCATTTCAACTGATGAAAGAATTAGGCATACATAAATCGACATATTATAGATATGTTAGTAAAATTAAATAA